ACCCCAAAGTTTTTATCCGTGAGGCTCTTTACTGCATTAATTTCGGATTCCAGTTCGGCGTAGGTCATGGTGGCCGATGCCAAAATGCCCATGCCGCCGGCCTCAGAGGTTGCTGCTGTGAGTTTAGATCCCGAGACCCATCCCATCCCCGTTTGGACAATGGGGTATTTGCAACCAAAGAGGTCGCAGATGCGCGTATGCAATGCGCCAGGCTTAGGGGCTTCACTCATTTACGGCACTTCCTTTTGAGCATATCCGTTGGGATCAAACACTTCGCGGATGAGTTTGATTTCTTCGTCTGTAGGCAAGCGGCTTTCAGGAACGTCCCCGTCTGTGATCAGCTCAAAGCCGGTACTTTCTTGAATCTCTTCCACAGTCACACCGGGGTGGACTGAGCGGATCCTCATGCGATTATCGTCTGTTGCAAAATCAAACACACCGAGGTTTGACACCACCACACGAATTTCGTGGTGTTTGGCAGCAGCGCCAAGCTCTTTTGCTCGGTCGTAGCCAATGCCAGATACCATATCGACATTTTCCACAAACACGCGCTTGGAGTGGCCAGGAACCCAGTAACTGGTTGGGTGGTTGATGGTGTTGCCTGGAGCGCCGCGCACACCCAAGAGCTGGGCTTTCGGATTCTGCCAGTCACCAATGCAGGCGATGTTTTGATTTCCGTACCGGTCAATCTGAGTTGCACCCATCATGACGTGGCGTTTTCCCCACCAAAGCGTATCGAAGACCGTGCGGTAGGGCATCCAGCCTTCAATCACGGGCTCTGGGCCGCCTTTTCCAACGGGATAGTTACCCGAGATGATGCTTGAGACGCCATCTGTGAGCACGAGGTCTTTTTCGAAAGTTGCCCGCGCAAGCCTTGCCCCAATGGATGGAGTAAGCCCCATGGGACTGACCATGATTTCGCCATCGCCTCGAAACGCATCGGCGCAAGCTACAATACAAATATCGCTTCGTTTGATATCGCTCATGACCGTGCCTCCACTGCCTGGCGGTAGGCATCATGTGATTCCAAGCTCAGGTACTTTTCTTGAAACGCTTTCCAAGCCTCTGGATCTTTGGCGGTGGCTGCATATTCCTTTTGGAACGCTTCATCCCGGTTGTAGTCGGGTTCGCAGCTGGTGAAGTGTGCGCCCATGGGTGCTTCGACTACGCCGTGGGTCATCATACGATTGATTTTCAGTGTATGAATGCTGCCTTCTTTGAGAAGCTCTTCTGTGGGGACCACCCGCTCGCAGCTCATAAAGCATTTGTCGGCGGCCATGGCGAAGAGGTCATCGAAATAAAGGTCTGGCCCTAAGAACTGGCCATTGCCTTGAGCATCTGCGCGGTTCATGTGAATCAATGCTACATCGAGTTTGAGAGCGGGCATCGCGACCAGGGTTTCACCGTCTTCATAAGGAGATTCAATGGTCTTTAGATGCGGATTGATTTTCATCACATCTGATCCCAGCCCAGCGCGTGTTGGTAGAAAGGGCAGACGACTGGCAGCTGCATAAAGCCCCCATTGGAACATCCCTTCATCAAGCTCCATCGCTTCGATGGTGCCGGCTTGCCTTGCTTTTCGAAAGTGCGGCTCTAAGGGAATAGAATCGAGAGAGACAAAACCGTAGACGATTTTTTTAGCTTTTCCCGTGGCGCAAAAAAGGCCGATATCAGGACCCCCGTAAGATACGATGGTTAAGTCTTTAAGGTCTGAACGCAAGATGGCGCGT
This DNA window, taken from Deltaproteobacteria bacterium, encodes the following:
- a CDS encoding CoA transferase subunit A — protein: MADKRITENEVVAQLEDGMTIGIGGWGSRRKPMSLVRAILRSDLKDLTIVSYGGPDIGLFCATGKAKKIVYGFVSLDSIPLEPHFRKARQAGTIEAMELDEGMFQWGLYAAASRLPFLPTRAGLGSDVMKINPHLKTIESPYEDGETLVAMPALKLDVALIHMNRADAQGNGQFLGPDLYFDDLFAMAADKCFMSCERVVPTEELLKEGSIHTLKINRMMTHGVVEAPMGAHFTSCEPDYNRDEAFQKEYAATAKDPEAWKAFQEKYLSLESHDAYRQAVEARS
- a CDS encoding CoA-transferase; translation: MSDIKRSDICIVACADAFRGDGEIMVSPMGLTPSIGARLARATFEKDLVLTDGVSSIISGNYPVGKGGPEPVIEGWMPYRTVFDTLWWGKRHVMMGATQIDRYGNQNIACIGDWQNPKAQLLGVRGAPGNTINHPTSYWVPGHSKRVFVENVDMVSGIGYDRAKELGAAAKHHEIRVVVSNLGVFDFATDDNRMRIRSVHPGVTVEEIQESTGFELITDGDVPESRLPTDEEIKLIREVFDPNGYAQKEVP